Proteins encoded within one genomic window of Setaria italica strain Yugu1 chromosome IV, Setaria_italica_v2.0, whole genome shotgun sequence:
- the LOC101779070 gene encoding cysteine desulfurase, mitochondrial, whose protein sequence is MALSRRLLPLFLRRGAPAVRALSTAAAPAAAVASEEEEESITVKGVRISGRPLYMDMQATTPVDPRVLDAMLPFYLSRYGNPHSRTHLYGWESDAAVEAARASVASLVGADPREIFFTSGATECNNIAVKGVMRFYRDRRRHVITTQTEHKCVLDSCRYLQQEGFEVTYLPVRSDGLVDLAQLEDAIRPDTGLVSVMAVNNEIGVVQPLEEIGRICKEKGVPFHTDAAQALGKIPIDVNRMGIGLMSLSGHKIYGPKGVGALYLRRRPRIRVEPQMSGGGQERGIRSGTVPTPLVVGFGAACEIAAQEMDYDHRRVSALQQRLLDGIRAQVDEVVINGSMEHRYPGNLNLSFAYVEGESLLMGLKEVAVSSGSACTSASLEPSYVLRALGVEEDMAHTSIRFGIGRFTTEEEVDRAIELTVRQVKKLRDMSPLYEMAKAGIDLKSIEWSQH, encoded by the coding sequence ATGGCCCTttcccgccgcctcctccctctcttccttcgCCGCGGCGCCCCCGCGGTCCGCGCCCTCTCCACGGCtgccgcgcccgcggcggcggtggcctcggaggaggaggaggaatccATCACCGTCAAGGGCGTGCGCATCTCGGGCCGCCCGCTGTACATGGACATGCAGGCGACGACCCCCGTGGACCCGCGCGTGCTCGACGCCATGCTCCCCTTCTACCTCTCCCGCTACGGGAACCCGCACTCGCGCACGCACCTCTACGGCTGGGAGTCCGACGCTGCCGTCGAGGCCGCGCGCGCCAGCGTCGCCTCCCTCGTCGGCGCCGACCCGCGCGAGATCTTCTtcacctccggcgccaccgaGTGCAACAACATCGCCGTCAAGGGCGTCATGCGCTTCtaccgcgaccgccgccgccacgtcaTCACCACGCAGACCGAGCACAAGTGCGTCCTCGACTCCTGCCGCTACCTGCAGCAGGAGGGGTTCGAGGTCACCTACCTCCCCGTGCGCAGCGACGGGCTCGTCGACCTCGCGCAGCTCGAGGACGCCATCCGCCCCGACACCGGGCTCGTCTCCGTCATGGCCGTCAACAACGAGATCGGCGTCGTGCAGCCGCTCGAGGAGATTGGGCGCATCTGCAAAGAGAAGGGCGTGCCGTTCCACACTGATGCCGCGCAGGCGCTGGGGAAGATCCCGATTGATGTGAACAGGATGGGGATTGGCCTCATGTCCCTCTCCGGGCACAAGATTTATGGCCCCAAGGGCGTTGGGGCGCTCTACCTTCGCCGGCGTCCGCGTATCAGGGTGGAGCCGCAGATGAGTGGTGGTGGGCAGGAGCGTGGCATCCGCAGTGGCACAGTGCCCACGCCGCTTGTTGTTGGATTTGGTGCCGCCTGTGAGATTGCAGCTCAAGAGATGGATTATGACCATAGGAGAGTCAGTGCTCTGCAGCAGAGGCTGCTTGATGGCATTCGTGCGCAGGTCGATGAGGTTGTCATCAATGGAAGCATGGAGCACCGTTACCCAGGCAACCTGAACTTGTCATTTGCATATGTGGAGGGGGAGAGCTTGCTGATGGGGCTGAAGGAGGTGGCTGTGTCGAGCGGCAGTGCATGCACTAGTGCCAGCTTGGAGCCCTCATATGTTCTGCGTGCACTCGGGGTGGAGGAGGATATGGCGCACACCTCTATTCGCTTTGGTATTGGCCGCTTTACTACTGAGGAAGAGGTTGACAGAGCAATTGAGCTCACTGTGCGTCAGGTGAAGAAACTCCGTGACATGAGCCCACTCTATGAGATGGCCAAGGCTGGCATTGACCTTAAGAGCATCGAGTGGTCTCAGCACTGA